A region from the Enterobacter roggenkampii genome encodes:
- a CDS encoding ATP-binding protein yields MKVSFQIKLFISLVAFFSVLFALLGGYYYADVGKQLYQEMSTRAKIQAEEIALIPTLRHEVEQKNIAAIHDFMQKISAHSDASFIVIGDNKGQHLFHSVFADRVGTTLVGGDNDAVLQGKSTTTIRKGGLGISLRSKAPIFNAAGQVVGIVSVGYLTSYLDTITVSKVVNILIAAVLLLIALFIFSWFFTRSIKKQIFSLEPREIGLLVRQQKALMESIYEGVIAIDDQRRIEVINQAARKLLGLSQPARELRGQLISQVIDPVPFFDTQTMLAKDTHDEICRFNDLTVIASRVHIMLEGSLQGWVITFRDRNEIDSLSAQLSQVKRYVDNLRIMRHEQLNRMTTLSGLLHMGRYEEAIGYIQAQSEHAQELLDFISSRFSSPTLCGLLLGKAARAREKGVELSFDPACRLDRPFLPLGEQELISIIGNLLDNAIEATQRSPLPHAPVEVLIKLSEQELIIEVADQGVGIKPEIRERIFERGITTKTRGDHGIGLYLIESYVTQAGGAIEVADNIPRGAIFSLFIPSTGTARQLEDTDYAT; encoded by the coding sequence ATGAAAGTCTCTTTCCAGATAAAGCTGTTTATTTCGCTGGTTGCCTTTTTCTCAGTGCTTTTTGCGTTACTGGGCGGATATTATTATGCCGATGTCGGGAAACAGCTTTATCAGGAAATGAGTACGCGCGCCAAAATACAGGCTGAAGAGATTGCGCTTATTCCAACATTGCGACATGAAGTTGAACAAAAGAATATCGCCGCCATCCATGATTTTATGCAGAAGATTTCTGCGCACAGTGACGCCAGCTTTATTGTGATTGGTGATAATAAGGGCCAGCATCTTTTTCACTCCGTCTTCGCCGACAGAGTGGGCACCACGCTGGTAGGCGGTGACAACGACGCCGTATTGCAGGGTAAAAGCACCACCACCATCCGCAAAGGCGGGTTGGGTATTTCGCTGCGCAGTAAGGCCCCCATCTTCAACGCTGCCGGACAGGTGGTCGGCATTGTTTCGGTCGGCTATCTCACCAGCTACCTGGACACCATTACCGTCAGTAAAGTGGTCAATATCCTGATTGCCGCGGTGCTGCTGCTGATTGCTCTCTTTATCTTCTCCTGGTTCTTTACCCGCAGTATTAAGAAGCAGATCTTCTCCCTCGAGCCGCGCGAGATCGGCCTGCTGGTGCGCCAGCAGAAGGCGTTGATGGAGTCTATTTATGAAGGCGTAATTGCCATTGACGATCAAAGGCGGATTGAAGTCATCAACCAGGCGGCGCGCAAGCTGCTGGGGCTGAGCCAGCCGGCCCGTGAGCTTCGCGGGCAGCTGATAAGCCAGGTGATCGATCCGGTCCCGTTCTTCGACACGCAGACGATGCTGGCGAAAGATACCCATGATGAGATTTGCCGTTTTAACGATCTCACGGTGATTGCCAGCCGGGTCCACATCATGCTTGAGGGATCGCTGCAGGGCTGGGTGATCACCTTCCGCGATCGCAACGAGATCGACTCGCTGAGCGCCCAGCTCAGCCAGGTCAAACGCTACGTCGATAACCTGCGCATCATGCGTCATGAGCAGTTAAACCGGATGACCACCCTCTCCGGTCTGCTGCATATGGGCCGCTATGAGGAGGCGATTGGCTACATTCAGGCGCAGTCTGAACACGCTCAGGAGCTGCTGGACTTTATCTCTTCGCGCTTCAGCTCCCCGACCCTGTGCGGCCTGCTGCTGGGGAAAGCCGCCCGCGCGCGGGAGAAAGGGGTCGAGCTGAGTTTCGACCCGGCCTGTCGGCTGGACAGGCCGTTCCTGCCGTTGGGGGAACAAGAGCTGATTTCGATTATTGGCAACCTGCTGGATAACGCTATCGAAGCGACGCAGCGGTCGCCGCTTCCCCACGCGCCGGTGGAGGTGCTGATAAAGCTCAGCGAACAGGAGCTGATTATTGAAGTGGCCGACCAGGGCGTTGGCATCAAGCCGGAGATCCGTGAGCGGATCTTTGAGCGCGGCATCACCACCAAAACGCGCGGCGATCATGGGATTGGTCTGTATCTGATCGAAAGCTATGTCACACAGGCTGGCGGCGCGATAGAAGTTGCCGATAATATCCCGCGCGGCGCCATTTTCTCCCTGTTTATCCCGTCCACGGGAACCGCCCGGCAACTGGAAGACACCGACTATGCAACATGA
- a CDS encoding response regulator yields the protein MQHELIDVLIVEDENELAQLHAELISKHPRLRLVGIASSLAAAQAELVSKQPQLVLLDNYLPDGKGISLINNPMLARANCSVIFITAASDMDTCSQAIRNGAFDYILKPVSWKRLSQSLERFVQFAEQQRVWKIVDQQNVDSLYQLQAKNYRQDNGSKGIEENTLARVQSLFNDKATHCFTVDEVVSETGLSKTTTRRYLEHCVETGFLSVEMLYGKIGHPRRMYRRAEA from the coding sequence ATGCAACATGAACTTATCGACGTACTGATTGTTGAAGACGAGAACGAGCTGGCGCAACTGCACGCGGAGCTGATAAGCAAGCATCCGCGTCTGAGGCTGGTGGGCATTGCCTCGTCGCTGGCTGCGGCCCAGGCAGAGCTTGTAAGCAAACAGCCGCAGCTGGTGCTGCTGGATAACTATCTGCCGGACGGCAAAGGGATCTCGCTGATCAATAACCCCATGCTGGCCCGCGCCAACTGCTCGGTCATTTTTATCACTGCCGCCAGCGATATGGACACCTGCAGCCAGGCCATCCGCAACGGCGCGTTCGACTACATCCTCAAACCCGTCTCCTGGAAGCGGCTCAGCCAGTCGCTGGAGCGGTTTGTGCAGTTTGCCGAACAGCAGCGCGTCTGGAAGATTGTCGACCAGCAGAACGTCGATTCGCTCTATCAGCTTCAGGCGAAAAACTACCGCCAGGACAACGGCAGCAAGGGCATTGAGGAAAATACCCTGGCGCGGGTGCAGTCGCTGTTTAACGACAAGGCAACGCACTGCTTTACCGTGGATGAAGTGGTGAGCGAGACGGGACTGAGTAAAACCACCACCCGTCGCTATCTGGAGCACTGCGTAGAGACCGGGTTTCTCAGCGTGGAGATGCTGTACGGCAAGATTGGGCATCCGAGGAGGATGTACCGGCGCGCAGAAGCCTGA
- a CDS encoding ornithine decarboxylase, with product MKTMKIAVSRELLSTVSTHREKVTLDSTDFTDVAAVVMTTTESRSGILALLKRTGFHLPVFIFSQEPTEVPDGATAVISGKAQEFLELETAASRYEENLLPPFFDTLSQYVEMGNSTFACPGHQHGEFFKKHPAGRQFYDFFGENVFRADMCNADVKLGDLLIHEGSAKHAQKFAAKVFNADKTYFVLNGTSAANKVVTNALLTRGDLVLFDRNNHKSNHHGALIQAGATPVYLEAARNPFGFIGGIDEHCFDDAYLRDLIREAAPQKADEPRPFRLAIIQLGTYDGTIYNARQVIDKIGHLCDYILFDSAWVGYEQFIPMMAETSPLLLELNENDPGIFVTQSVHKQQAGFSQTSQIHKKDNHIRGQARFCPHKRLNNAFMLHASTSPFYPLFAALDVNAKIHEGESGRRLWAECVELGIEARKAIIANCHMIKPFIPPVVAGRPWQDHPTHAIASELRFFSFEPGAKWHGFEGYASEQYFVDPCKLLLTTPGIDAETGEYTDFGIPATILAHYLRENGIVPEKCDLNSILFLLTPAESSEKLAQLVAMLGQFEQHIEDDTPLADVLPTIFQKYPVRYRDYTLRQLCQEMHDLYVSFDVKDLQKAMFRKESLPEVLMNPQDANQAYIRGNVELVRIRDAEGRIAAEGALPYPPGVLCVVPGEVWGGAVQRYFLALEEGINLLPGFSPELQGVYSEKDADGIKRLYGYVLK from the coding sequence ATGAAAACCATGAAAATCGCCGTCAGCCGCGAGCTGCTCTCAACGGTGTCTACGCATCGCGAAAAGGTGACGCTGGACAGCACGGATTTCACCGATGTGGCAGCCGTCGTCATGACGACGACAGAGAGTCGCAGCGGCATCCTTGCCTTGCTGAAACGCACGGGCTTTCATTTACCGGTGTTTATTTTCTCTCAGGAGCCAACGGAGGTGCCTGACGGCGCCACCGCGGTCATCTCGGGTAAAGCTCAGGAGTTTCTGGAACTGGAGACTGCTGCCAGCCGTTACGAAGAGAACCTGCTGCCGCCGTTTTTCGACACCCTGAGTCAGTATGTGGAGATGGGCAACAGCACTTTCGCCTGTCCGGGCCACCAGCACGGCGAGTTTTTCAAAAAGCATCCGGCAGGGCGGCAGTTCTATGATTTCTTCGGTGAGAACGTGTTCCGCGCGGACATGTGCAATGCCGACGTGAAGCTGGGCGATCTGCTGATCCACGAAGGGTCCGCCAAGCATGCGCAAAAGTTTGCGGCGAAAGTCTTCAACGCGGATAAAACCTACTTCGTGCTGAACGGCACGTCGGCGGCCAACAAGGTGGTGACCAACGCGCTGCTCACCCGTGGCGATCTGGTGCTGTTCGACCGCAACAACCATAAATCTAACCACCACGGGGCGCTGATCCAGGCGGGCGCCACGCCGGTTTACCTTGAGGCTGCGCGTAACCCGTTTGGCTTTATTGGCGGGATTGACGAGCATTGCTTTGACGACGCGTATCTGCGGGACCTGATCCGCGAGGCGGCGCCGCAAAAAGCCGACGAGCCGCGTCCATTCCGCCTGGCGATCATTCAGCTTGGCACCTATGACGGGACGATCTACAACGCCCGTCAGGTGATCGACAAGATCGGCCATCTGTGCGACTACATTCTCTTTGACTCCGCCTGGGTAGGCTACGAGCAGTTTATTCCGATGATGGCGGAAACGTCCCCGCTGTTGCTGGAACTGAACGAGAACGATCCGGGCATTTTCGTGACCCAGTCGGTGCACAAACAGCAGGCCGGGTTCTCGCAAACCTCGCAGATCCATAAAAAGGATAACCACATCCGCGGTCAGGCGCGTTTCTGCCCGCACAAGCGGCTGAACAACGCCTTTATGCTGCATGCCTCCACCAGCCCGTTTTACCCGCTGTTCGCGGCGCTGGATGTCAATGCGAAAATCCACGAAGGGGAAAGCGGGCGCAGGCTGTGGGCCGAGTGTGTGGAGCTGGGCATTGAGGCGCGCAAGGCCATCATCGCCAACTGCCATATGATCAAGCCGTTTATCCCACCGGTGGTGGCGGGGCGGCCGTGGCAGGATCATCCGACGCACGCCATTGCCAGCGAGCTGCGCTTCTTCAGCTTCGAGCCGGGGGCCAAATGGCACGGATTTGAGGGCTATGCAAGCGAGCAGTACTTTGTTGACCCGTGCAAGCTGCTGCTGACCACGCCGGGCATTGATGCCGAAACCGGGGAGTACACCGATTTCGGGATCCCGGCGACGATTCTGGCGCACTACCTGCGTGAAAACGGCATCGTGCCGGAAAAATGCGACCTTAACTCGATCCTGTTCCTGCTGACGCCTGCCGAAAGCAGCGAGAAGCTGGCGCAGCTGGTGGCAATGCTGGGACAGTTTGAACAACATATTGAAGACGACACCCCGCTGGCCGACGTGCTGCCGACGATCTTCCAGAAATACCCGGTGCGCTACCGGGATTATACCCTTCGCCAGCTGTGTCAGGAGATGCACGATCTCTACGTCAGCTTCGACGTGAAGGATTTGCAGAAGGCGATGTTCCGCAAGGAGAGCCTGCCTGAGGTGCTGATGAACCCGCAGGATGCCAATCAGGCGTATATTCGCGGGAACGTGGAGCTGGTTCGCATACGGGATGCCGAAGGGCGGATTGCTGCCGAAGGGGCGCTGCCCTATCCGCCGGGCGTGCTGTGCGTGGTGCCGGGTGAAGTCTGGGGCGGGGCGGTACAGCGTTACTTCCTGGCGCTGGAGGAGGGCATCAACCTGCTGCCGGGCTTTTCGCCGGAGCTGCAGGGCGTGTACAGCGAGAAGGATGCCGACGGGATTAAGCGGCTGTATGGGTATGTGTTGAAGTAG
- a CDS encoding DUF554 domain-containing protein, producing MVIGPFINAGAVLLGGVLGAVLSQRLPERIRSSMPSIFGLASLGIGILLVVKCANLPVMVLATLLGALIGEFCYLEKGINNAVGKAKNLIARPGKAKHGTHETFIQNYVAIIILFCASGTGIFGSMQEGMTGDPSILIAKAFLDFFTATIFATTLGIAVAAICVPMLLIQLALATCATLILPLTTPAMMADFTAVGGLLLLATGLRICGIKMFAVVNMLPALLLAMPLSALWTHFFA from the coding sequence GTGGTTATCGGGCCATTTATCAACGCAGGAGCCGTATTGCTGGGCGGCGTACTCGGCGCAGTGCTGAGCCAGCGGCTGCCGGAGCGTATCCGCTCATCCATGCCCTCGATATTCGGCCTGGCCTCGTTAGGGATCGGTATTCTGTTAGTGGTCAAATGCGCCAACCTGCCGGTGATGGTGTTGGCCACCCTGCTCGGCGCGCTGATTGGCGAGTTTTGCTATCTGGAAAAAGGCATCAATAATGCGGTAGGCAAAGCCAAAAACCTGATAGCCCGACCGGGCAAGGCGAAGCACGGCACGCACGAGACGTTTATTCAGAACTACGTCGCCATCATTATTCTGTTTTGCGCCAGCGGCACCGGGATTTTCGGTTCGATGCAGGAAGGGATGACGGGCGACCCGAGCATTTTGATTGCAAAAGCGTTTCTGGATTTCTTCACCGCCACTATTTTTGCCACCACGCTCGGCATTGCCGTCGCGGCGATTTGCGTGCCGATGCTGCTTATCCAGCTGGCACTGGCTACCTGCGCCACGTTAATTCTCCCACTCACTACGCCGGCGATGATGGCAGACTTTACCGCCGTCGGCGGCCTGCTGCTGCTTGCTACCGGGCTGCGCATCTGTGGGATTAAGATGTTTGCCGTGGTGAACATGCTGCCCGCGCTGCTGCTCGCCATGCCGCTCTCCGCGCTCTGGACGCACTTTTTCGCTTAA
- a CDS encoding LuxR C-terminal-related transcriptional regulator: protein MRIFFPDIILLDSIDRNIFDNGADEYSVLIDSRAPLRLYDYLIRHPARTKKTICCVMLDMRHREENLLSMKLFMNTSLTAPDMASLFNLVLNMKGRRLTTKWLLNLRLSTHETIMLRLLRAGMSMEEIAGELNTSVKSLYRKRMALSERLGAENFNEACLFIFKNKLLGAGGNDP from the coding sequence ATGCGGATATTTTTTCCGGATATTATCCTGCTCGATTCGATTGACAGAAACATATTTGATAACGGTGCAGATGAATATTCTGTATTGATTGATAGTCGTGCGCCGCTCCGTTTATATGATTACCTGATACGCCATCCGGCCAGAACGAAAAAAACGATTTGCTGCGTTATGCTTGATATGCGCCATCGCGAGGAGAATCTGCTCAGTATGAAGCTGTTTATGAACACGTCGCTGACGGCGCCGGACATGGCCTCGCTGTTTAACCTGGTGCTCAATATGAAGGGCCGTCGCCTGACCACGAAGTGGCTGCTGAATTTACGGCTGAGCACGCATGAAACGATCATGTTGCGGTTGCTGAGAGCAGGGATGTCAATGGAGGAGATTGCAGGCGAGCTGAATACGTCGGTGAAAAGTCTCTATCGCAAACGAATGGCGCTCTCGGAACGACTGGGGGCGGAGAACTTCAACGAGGCGTGTTTGTTTATCTTCAAAAACAAACTGCTGGGCGCAGGTGGGAACGATCCCTAA
- the pgaA gene encoding poly-beta-1,6 N-acetyl-D-glucosamine export porin PgaA, which translates to MERSLRFSTLFFYRTPTLLFLLLLFPVLVQATESVYEQQIQQARNGNYTSFLDYLQRYQQQHALTPEHVADWLQVAAWAGHDDEVIQVWQRYSIYMPLPARGVAAVAQARRNQKAWEPALALWKEARSLAPDNDDYRIGYIKTLADARKDTLALQEARRLVAEAPSQAHLQTLAYVWLRQGKSWDRLLADTRALYVAPENHALLRERVDALTDNRVNTPALLLSQKVALAPAERRRLELNAAAESVRLADVPGRTEKERLQLAQSALNRYDALLSRWQSEPQAAEDVVLARIDRLGALYAHADYPRVISEYQDLTAARHPVPGWAIGWVISAYLQEKNAAAAFALLQRYPQYASDPQDEEHALFYAWLDTGEYPSARRYAERHTRNVPWTRYDFGSPTPQPNDRWLTGQSLRFNYLLATNALPEAEKLARRLAATAPGNQGLQIDYATLLQARGLPRAAEQTLKMAEALEPSNLELEQQQAYVAMDLQEWRQMDLLADDVVARAPRDRSARRLDRLRTVHHMSELRLNASKGLHSDNPVSGTHDLNWDATLYGPPIADNWRLFAGTRYAEGNFDEGKGSSRHLLGGIEWRPRDLQLEAELSSNRYHGANKPGARLSTTYSLTDSWQVSGSLERLSRNTPLRALRNGISANRGEGGVRWYQNERREYQFSAAVSRFSDHNRRQEYTLTGKERLWQTPSLTLDLEPGIAASKNSLRDTLYYNPARDLSVTAALAVDHEMYRHYDTLWSQQFAAGGGRYWQKNQSAGAIALLGYGQRVQWNNVMDTGVMLNWDKRPYDGKRESNLSVTFDATLRF; encoded by the coding sequence ATGGAAAGATCGCTTCGCTTCAGTACATTATTCTTTTATCGCACCCCAACATTATTGTTTCTGTTATTACTCTTTCCTGTTCTGGTTCAGGCGACGGAATCCGTTTATGAGCAACAGATTCAACAGGCGCGTAACGGTAATTACACGTCGTTTCTCGATTATCTTCAGCGCTATCAGCAGCAGCATGCCCTGACGCCTGAGCACGTTGCGGACTGGTTACAGGTGGCGGCCTGGGCAGGCCATGATGACGAGGTTATTCAGGTCTGGCAGCGCTACAGCATTTATATGCCGCTGCCCGCCCGCGGCGTTGCGGCTGTCGCGCAGGCCAGACGAAATCAGAAAGCGTGGGAGCCCGCTCTGGCGCTCTGGAAAGAAGCGCGCAGCCTTGCGCCGGATAACGACGATTATCGTATCGGCTACATCAAAACCCTGGCCGATGCCCGTAAAGATACGCTTGCCCTTCAGGAGGCCCGACGGCTGGTGGCGGAGGCCCCCTCGCAGGCGCATCTTCAGACGCTGGCATACGTCTGGCTACGCCAGGGAAAAAGCTGGGATCGGCTTTTAGCCGACACGCGCGCGCTGTATGTCGCGCCAGAAAATCACGCGCTTCTCCGCGAGCGGGTCGACGCGCTAACGGATAACCGGGTCAATACCCCCGCGCTCCTGCTTTCACAAAAGGTGGCGCTAGCCCCCGCGGAGCGTCGTCGTCTTGAGCTGAATGCCGCCGCCGAAAGCGTTCGCCTTGCAGACGTGCCGGGCAGAACAGAAAAGGAGCGCCTGCAGCTTGCGCAATCCGCGCTGAATCGTTACGACGCGCTGCTGTCTCGCTGGCAGAGCGAGCCGCAGGCCGCGGAAGACGTCGTGCTTGCGCGTATCGACCGGCTCGGCGCGCTGTATGCCCATGCCGATTACCCGCGGGTCATCAGCGAATATCAGGATCTGACGGCAGCCCGGCATCCGGTGCCGGGCTGGGCAATCGGCTGGGTGATCTCCGCATATCTGCAGGAGAAAAACGCTGCCGCCGCCTTCGCGCTTCTGCAACGCTATCCGCAATACGCATCCGATCCGCAGGACGAAGAGCACGCGCTTTTCTACGCCTGGCTGGATACGGGAGAGTATCCGTCCGCCCGCCGGTATGCAGAGCGCCACACCCGCAACGTTCCCTGGACCCGTTACGATTTCGGTTCCCCTACCCCTCAGCCGAACGATCGGTGGCTTACCGGTCAGTCGCTCCGTTTTAACTATTTGCTGGCGACGAATGCCCTGCCGGAAGCCGAAAAGCTGGCGCGACGTCTGGCAGCAACCGCGCCGGGCAATCAGGGATTGCAGATTGACTACGCCACCCTGCTGCAGGCGCGAGGCCTGCCGCGCGCGGCCGAGCAAACGCTGAAAATGGCGGAGGCGCTGGAGCCCTCGAATCTGGAGCTTGAGCAGCAGCAGGCTTACGTCGCCATGGATCTGCAAGAGTGGCGGCAGATGGATTTACTGGCCGACGACGTCGTTGCCCGCGCGCCGCGCGATCGCAGCGCCAGGCGTCTGGACAGGCTCCGCACCGTCCACCATATGTCCGAGCTGCGCCTCAACGCGAGCAAGGGTTTGCACTCCGATAACCCCGTCAGCGGGACGCACGACCTCAACTGGGACGCCACGCTCTATGGCCCGCCCATAGCGGATAACTGGCGGCTGTTTGCCGGCACCCGCTATGCAGAGGGCAATTTTGATGAAGGCAAGGGCTCCAGCCGTCACCTGTTGGGCGGCATCGAATGGCGGCCACGCGATCTCCAGCTCGAAGCCGAGCTCTCAAGCAACCGCTATCACGGGGCAAACAAACCGGGGGCTCGCCTCTCAACGACGTACAGCCTCACCGATAGCTGGCAGGTCAGCGGCAGCCTTGAGCGCCTGTCGCGCAACACGCCCCTGCGGGCGTTACGCAACGGGATCAGCGCCAACCGGGGGGAAGGCGGGGTGCGTTGGTATCAAAACGAGCGCCGTGAGTACCAGTTCAGCGCCGCCGTCAGCCGCTTCTCGGATCATAACCGCCGACAGGAATACACCCTCACGGGCAAGGAGCGTCTCTGGCAGACCCCGTCCCTGACGCTGGATCTCGAACCGGGGATCGCCGCCAGCAAAAACAGCCTGCGGGACACCCTCTATTACAACCCGGCGCGGGATCTCTCCGTGACGGCCGCCCTGGCCGTCGACCATGAGATGTATCGCCATTACGACACCCTCTGGAGCCAGCAGTTCGCGGCGGGAGGCGGCCGCTACTGGCAGAAAAATCAGTCCGCTGGCGCCATCGCTCTGCTGGGTTACGGACAACGCGTTCAGTGGAACAACGTCATGGACACCGGCGTGATGCTGAACTGGGACAAGCGTCCTTACGACGGCAAACGCGAGAGCAACCTCTCCGTCACGTTTGATGCGACTTTACGATTTTAA
- the pgaB gene encoding poly-beta-1,6-N-acetyl-D-glucosamine N-deacetylase PgaB, producing MMIMNTRFSASLILIGWLCLSANVCAQAFSFIAPKDRPQLEASKPWPKNQFLVLAYHDVEDDAADQRYLSVRTSALNEQIGWLLHNGYHVISVQDILDAHDGKKTLPPKAVLLSFDDGYSSFYTRVWPLLQAWNVSALWAPVGSWVDTPENQKVNFGGLMTARDRFATWDMVRELSRSPLIEIGSHTWASHYGIVANPQGSREPAIANRFYDKATGRYETDRQFSQRIGDDVHKVTEKITQVTGKAPRAWVWPYGAANGTSLAIARQQGYQLAFTLEDGLGNVQELGNIPRLLIAGNPSLKAFASTVSQVQEREPVRVMHVDLDYVYDPNPAQQTQNINRLIQRVYDMKISHVFLQAFADPQGDGRIRALYFPNRQLPVRADLFNFVSWQLQTRAGVKVFAWMPVLSFDLDPALPRVQRRDRSSGQRREATDPYIRLSPWDPQVRQQVTDIYEDLARYASFNGILFHDDAVLTDVDDGPQSTTRQKSQTLIGFTHALSLAVKHIRGPQIKTARNMFALPILQPESEAWFAQNLDDFLAEYDWTVPMAMPLMESVPADDSDAWLTRLVKAVAARPGALDKTIFELQARDWDGKPQRAVSDSQLAQWMRVLQLNGVKNYGYYPDDFINNQPDISRIRPVFSSYWYPDND from the coding sequence ATGATGATAATGAACACACGTTTTTCCGCGAGCCTGATACTCATCGGCTGGCTCTGCCTCAGCGCAAATGTCTGCGCGCAGGCATTTTCGTTTATTGCGCCCAAAGATCGGCCGCAGCTGGAGGCGAGCAAACCCTGGCCGAAGAACCAGTTTCTGGTGCTGGCCTACCACGACGTCGAAGACGATGCCGCCGATCAGCGCTACCTCTCCGTGCGCACCAGCGCGCTAAACGAGCAGATCGGTTGGCTGCTGCACAACGGTTATCACGTCATCAGCGTGCAGGACATTCTGGATGCCCATGACGGAAAAAAAACGCTGCCGCCTAAAGCCGTTCTGCTCAGCTTTGACGACGGCTACAGCAGCTTTTACACCCGCGTCTGGCCACTGCTTCAGGCGTGGAACGTCTCTGCGCTCTGGGCGCCGGTGGGCAGCTGGGTGGATACGCCGGAAAATCAAAAAGTTAACTTCGGCGGTCTGATGACGGCCCGCGATCGTTTCGCGACGTGGGATATGGTGCGCGAGCTCAGCCGGTCTCCGCTGATTGAGATCGGTTCGCACACCTGGGCCTCGCATTACGGCATTGTTGCCAACCCGCAGGGCAGCCGCGAACCGGCCATCGCCAACCGCTTTTACGATAAAGCGACGGGCCGCTATGAAACCGATCGGCAGTTCAGCCAGCGGATCGGCGATGACGTTCACAAAGTGACTGAAAAAATCACGCAGGTGACGGGCAAGGCGCCGCGCGCCTGGGTCTGGCCCTATGGCGCCGCCAACGGCACGTCGCTCGCCATCGCCAGACAGCAGGGTTATCAGCTGGCCTTTACCCTTGAGGACGGGCTGGGGAACGTGCAGGAGCTGGGAAACATCCCCCGTCTGCTGATTGCCGGCAATCCCTCGCTCAAGGCGTTTGCCAGTACGGTCAGCCAGGTTCAGGAGCGCGAGCCCGTGCGCGTCATGCACGTCGATCTCGACTACGTTTACGATCCCAATCCAGCCCAGCAGACGCAAAACATCAACAGGCTGATCCAGCGGGTCTACGACATGAAAATCAGCCATGTTTTCCTGCAGGCATTTGCCGACCCGCAGGGCGATGGCAGGATCAGGGCGCTCTATTTCCCCAACCGCCAGCTGCCGGTCCGGGCCGACCTGTTTAATTTTGTCTCCTGGCAGCTGCAAACCCGGGCGGGCGTGAAAGTCTTCGCGTGGATGCCGGTGCTCTCGTTCGATCTCGATCCTGCCCTGCCGCGCGTGCAGCGTCGGGACCGCTCGTCAGGCCAGCGGCGCGAAGCCACCGATCCCTATATCCGGCTCTCCCCGTGGGACCCGCAGGTGCGCCAGCAGGTGACGGACATCTATGAAGATCTGGCCCGCTATGCCAGCTTCAACGGGATCTTGTTCCATGACGATGCGGTGCTGACCGACGTGGACGATGGCCCTCAGAGCACAACACGTCAGAAAAGCCAGACGCTTATCGGGTTTACCCACGCCCTGAGCCTCGCGGTGAAGCATATCCGTGGCCCGCAGATAAAAACCGCGCGCAACATGTTCGCCTTGCCCATACTGCAGCCCGAAAGCGAAGCGTGGTTCGCCCAGAATCTTGACGATTTTCTGGCGGAGTATGACTGGACGGTGCCGATGGCTATGCCGCTGATGGAGTCCGTCCCGGCAGACGATAGTGATGCCTGGCTGACGCGTCTGGTGAAAGCGGTCGCCGCGCGTCCCGGCGCACTCGATAAAACCATTTTCGAGCTGCAGGCCAGGGACTGGGATGGGAAACCGCAGCGCGCCGTTTCCGACAGCCAGCTGGCACAGTGGATGCGCGTGCTCCAGCTGAACGGCGTCAAAAACTACGGCTACTACCCCGACGATTTCATCAACAACCAACCTGATATCTCACGCATCAGGCCTGTATTTTCTTCGTACTGGTACCCTGACAATGACTGA